The region TCGCTACACCTTGCCCAGCGAAAGACCTTCGAGCATTTTTTCGGCCGCGTCGCTTTTGTTGAGCACGTAGTAATGGATGCCGGCGACTTGGTTCTCGAGTAGATCGATCGTCTGCTTGCGAGCATGCTCGACACCGATTTCAAACTGCTCCGCGTCGTCTTCGACGGCGTTCATCGCGGCGGCCAGTTGATCTGGGATACGGGCTTTGCACAAACCGGCAATTCGTTCGGCTTGCCGAAAATTGGTCACCGGCAGAATGCCTGGGACGATTGGGACATGGATCCCCGCCTGATCGCACGCGTCTCTGAAACGATAGAAATCGTCGTTGTCATAGAACAACTGCGTCACCACAACGTCGGCACCGGCATCGACCTTTCGTTTTAGGTTGGTCAAATCGGTCGCCGCATCGATGGCCTCTTGATGAACTTCCGGATAACCCGCGACGGCGATACCAAACTCGTCGGCGAATTCGCTACGGATCAATTCCACCAATTCATTGGCGTAACGCAGCCCACCTGCGACGGCTTGAAATTCGGTGCTGCCCTGGGGTGGATCGCCGCGCAAGGCAACGATGTAGTCGGCCCCGCGTTGTTTTGCTTCTCGCAAATAATCACATAGCTGGTCCACCGTCAGCCCGACGCAAGTCAGGTGCGATGCGACGGGTAAATCCGTCGCTTGACGAACCCGCTGAACGACATCGAGTGTTTTTGTTTGGGTCGATCCGCCCGCCCCATAGGTGCACGTGAAAAACGCGGGACCGAACTGTGTCAATCGTTCAACATTACGTTCCATCAGCTGCATCCCTTTGTCCGTTTTTGGGGGAAACAGTTCGAACGAAATGGTGCAGCCCTCGCCTCGGTATTGATCGGCAAGCTTGGTCGTGGAAGTCATTGTCGATCGAAAATCCTTGTGGGATGAAGAATTGTGCAATGAAGAATCTTGTGATTTGAACATTGGTTGGTGGTCCCATTGTATCGCCCCGGCAGAATTCGCCCATAAGGCCCCCAAAAGACCATGAGAACTCCCATTCTGGAAACGTGCCTTCAGCAATCGACACCCTCTGAGGCTCTTCCGGATGCCGCGTTCCGATCTTGATTTTAGGATAAACCCAATGGGGTTCGCCACGGTTTTGCCGCAATGACCGCGGCGAACGCCTGTCGACTGATTGACCAGACTTATGATTGACCAGACTTAAATGACTGGTAGCGACAAAGCACGAGCCGCTTCCGTCTGGAGACGGAATCCCACCTCATCGATGCAAAACTTGACCTCGCTGGGCGTCCTCCCTAGACTCGCGGGCCACCCCGCCGAGGCAATCTGGCGACTCGTTGACGCGAACGGAAAGATCGACGTGATCGTTTGATGAAATTCGCAAGCACAGAAATTCGCGAGCATTGGGCCAACTCACTAGAATAGCGGCCCGTCCCGCCAGACGCTCCACGCCCCACCTTTTCTCACACGCTTCTCCATCGGTGCCAACCTTGATCGATGCTGCTTTGTTCGGACTGCCGGACCCATTCGGATTCTTGACGACCGAGGCTGTCGCCCAATCGACACCTCACATGTTTGGACTGACGAGTCTTTTCGGGCAACCTTGTTTGGGACAGCCTTGTTTTCTAGCTCAAGCCGCGGAGTCCGTCGTCGCCGAAACGACGCTTCAGCCGGCGCCGTTGATCGCCTTGCTGGCGATCGGAATTGCGTTGCTGCTAGTGCTCATTTTAAAGCTAAAACTTTCCGCATTCCTGGCGCTCTTGATCGTTTCGGTCCTCGTCGCGGCGACCAGTCGGTTGGTGAACCCCGAAGCGGTCCCGTTGACGCAAGTCGCCGATACGATCGTCACCAGCATGGGCGGCGCCCTCGGTTTTATCGCCACCATTATCGGCGTCGGCGCGATCTTTGGGGCGATCCTAGAACACAGCGGCGGCACTCAATCGCTCGCCAATTACTTGGTGCGAAAGTTTGGCGCCAAACACGCGCCCTGGGCAATGTTGCTAACCGGCTTCATCATTTCTGTACCGGTGTTCTTGGACGTCGCCTTGGTGATCCTCGCTCCGTTGCTGTACGCCCTGGCACGAGACACCAAACGTCCGTTCCTACACTTCGGGTTGCCACTGGTCGCGGGGCTCGCGGTCACTCACGGCTTTGTACCGCCAACTCCGGGACCGGTCGCGGTCGCCTATTTCCTTGGCGTCAATCTGGGTTGGGTGATCCTGTTCGGTGTCCTGGTCGGACTGCCCACGGCGTTGATCTGCGGTCCTCCTCTTTGCATCCTGCTCAGCAAGGGCGTCGAACTCCCGATGCCGGAAGAAGAGTTCATCGAAGAGACCAAAGTTGAGCTTCCGTCGGTCGGTTTTATCCTGGCGTTAATCGGATTGCCGATCGGAATGATTCTGGCCAATACCATTGTCGAACAGTGGTATGCATCAGGTTTACCCGAAGGCCTATCCCGTCAAGAACGCGGTGCCCAACTTTCGCAGTTACTCGCCGACAGCCCGCTGCCGATGCAGTTAATCTCGTTCTTTGGTCACCCCGTCATCGCGTTGCTAATCTCGACCATCATCGCGTTGTATTTCCTTGGCACCCGCCGCGGTGTTGACCGCGAAACGTTACTGGACATTTCGACCAAGGCCCTGGGACCGGCGGGAATCATCATCCTGATCACCGGTGCCGGCGGTGTCTTCAAAGGCGTGCTTGCGGCGACTGGGATCACCGATGCGATGGAGATCATGTTCGCCGACTCGGGCATCTCGGTGCTGCTACTGGCATGGATGTTCGCCACACTGATCCGAATCGCCCAGGGTTCCGCGACGGTTGCGATGCTGACCGCGGCCGGGTTGATGGGGAACTTCACGGTCGGCATGACGCAGCCTCAACTGGCTCTGATCGCGGTCGCGATTGCTGCCGGTGCGACGGGCTTCTCTCATGTCAACGATTCCGGATTCTGGATGATTTCCCGGTACTTCAAAATGAGCGAAGGACAAACGCTTCGTACCTGGGGCGTGATCTCGACGTGTATCTCCTTCGTCGGCTTCGGCATCGCTACCATCCTTTGGCAATTCTTCGGCTGATGGACCGCCGATTCGCCACGAAGACTCTTTTGCAAGCATTTCCGCTATGCCCATGGTCGATCCATTGGTCGCCGACGAGGGGAATAGGGGGGCCGCGCGACGTCGACAATCGCGGTGATTTGAAAGTCGATCTGGCGGTCGCCGGGGAAAAAGCCTAGCCTGATTTTGCTCGGCAACTACGTAGCTTTGCCGTAGTTGCTCTTTTCTTTGGATTAAAAAAGCAACACGAAGGATCGTGACCATGTCAGCTGGCGAACGAACACCGAAATCCGAGTTTCGGAAACGTAGGGACGAACAAGCGACGACACCGACTCCCGTCATCGCGACGATTCCGGTCGATGATCTAACACGACCGCATTTTCTGGTCAGCCGGATGAGTGCGATCGGGGACACGATCCTAACGCTGCCGGTCGCATGCGCGTTGCGAGACCGATTTCCCAATGCGACGATCTCTTGGGTCGTCGAAGAGAAATCCTCGCCGATGGTGCGGCGTCATCGTGCGGTGGACAATGTGATTGTTTTGGAACGCGGCTGGTTCACGTCGCCGAAACGATTGCGTGCGGCACGAAAGCAACTCCGCGAATTGAACGTCGATATCTCGGTCGACTGCCAAGGCATGACCAAATCCAGTTTGGCATGCTATTTGTCGGGCGCCGCGCATCGAGTCGGCTACGCCGGTAAGCATGCTCGCGAATTGAGTCGCTGGTTTTCGAACGTCAAAATCAATCCGGTATTTCATCACCTCACCGACCGTTCGCTGGAGCTTTTGATCCCGCTCGGAATCAACTCGCCAACGATCCGCTGGGATCTGCCCGTCGCCGCCCCGGCACGCGCGTGGGCGCAGCGTTACCGGAGCACCATCGATTCACCCAAGGTCGCGATCCTGAATCCCGGGGCGACTTGGCACAGCAAACGTTGGTTACCCGAACGGTTTGGTGAAACGGCGCGATACCTTCGTGATCGTTACGGTTACCAATCGATCGCGGTCTGGGGCACGCCGCTCGATCGCGCGATGGCGACCGATATCGTTTCCACCAGCCAGGGCGCCGCAATCTTGGCCCCCGACACCGACCTGCAACACCTAGCCGCGATGATTGAAACCTCGGATCTGTTTATCAGCAACGACACCGGTCCACTACATATGGCCGTCGCGGTGGGGACCCAAACGATCGGTCTTTATGGCGCCACGCAACCAGGTGACAGCGGCCCGTACGGCCAGATCGCGATCCAAAAAGCGGTCGAAACCGGGAACTCAAGACAACGACGCCAGGCATCTAATCAAGCGATGCGGGCCATCGAAGTTCGGCACGTTTGCGAAGCGATCGACCAGATCGAAAGTGAACGCAAACTGTTGGTCGCCGCTTGATGAGTGACACTCCCAACCACAGCGATCAGACGGCGACGGTTCGGCACCTGCGTGACGTCGTCGAACGGTTCGTTGCCGAACGTGACTGGCATTCGTTCCACAACCCGAAAAACCTGACGATGTCGTTAGCCATCGAAACAGGTGAATTGATGGAACACTTCCAGTGGTTGACGTTGGAAGAATCTGCGGTCGTCAAAGACGACCCCAAACGTAAGCATGACGTCGGCGAAGAACTTGCCGATTGCTTGTCATACCTGCTCGCGCTGGCAAACATGATGGACATCGATGTCACCACGACGCTGGAAGCAAAGATGAAACGCAACGCGATCAAGTATCCCGTCCCCTGAAGTCAGCCGCTCGGCCGACATCGTTCGGTAGACTCGCCTAACGATCCGCTACAGCCCCAATTCTTTTCGCACGTTTTCCGGCGTCGCAATCGTTCTCGGACGTGTCGCTTTCCAAGAAGCGAACACGGCCATCAAAGACAAACAGATCGCGCCACCGACGATGTTGTGGACTTGCCACGCCGGCAACCCTTGGTCGAGCGCCGTGAACAGAGTGAACGCCCAGTT is a window of Roseiconus lacunae DNA encoding:
- the metF gene encoding methylenetetrahydrofolate reductase [NAD(P)H], encoding MTSTTKLADQYRGEGCTISFELFPPKTDKGMQLMERNVERLTQFGPAFFTCTYGAGGSTQTKTLDVVQRVRQATDLPVASHLTCVGLTVDQLCDYLREAKQRGADYIVALRGDPPQGSTEFQAVAGGLRYANELVELIRSEFADEFGIAVAGYPEVHQEAIDAATDLTNLKRKVDAGADVVVTQLFYDNDDFYRFRDACDQAGIHVPIVPGILPVTNFRQAERIAGLCKARIPDQLAAAMNAVEDDAEQFEIGVEHARKQTIDLLENQVAGIHYYVLNKSDAAEKMLEGLSLGKV
- a CDS encoding GntP family permease produces the protein MPTLIDAALFGLPDPFGFLTTEAVAQSTPHMFGLTSLFGQPCLGQPCFLAQAAESVVAETTLQPAPLIALLAIGIALLLVLILKLKLSAFLALLIVSVLVAATSRLVNPEAVPLTQVADTIVTSMGGALGFIATIIGVGAIFGAILEHSGGTQSLANYLVRKFGAKHAPWAMLLTGFIISVPVFLDVALVILAPLLYALARDTKRPFLHFGLPLVAGLAVTHGFVPPTPGPVAVAYFLGVNLGWVILFGVLVGLPTALICGPPLCILLSKGVELPMPEEEFIEETKVELPSVGFILALIGLPIGMILANTIVEQWYASGLPEGLSRQERGAQLSQLLADSPLPMQLISFFGHPVIALLISTIIALYFLGTRRGVDRETLLDISTKALGPAGIIILITGAGGVFKGVLAATGITDAMEIMFADSGISVLLLAWMFATLIRIAQGSATVAMLTAAGLMGNFTVGMTQPQLALIAVAIAAGATGFSHVNDSGFWMISRYFKMSEGQTLRTWGVISTCISFVGFGIATILWQFFG
- a CDS encoding glycosyltransferase family 9 protein; its protein translation is MSAGERTPKSEFRKRRDEQATTPTPVIATIPVDDLTRPHFLVSRMSAIGDTILTLPVACALRDRFPNATISWVVEEKSSPMVRRHRAVDNVIVLERGWFTSPKRLRAARKQLRELNVDISVDCQGMTKSSLACYLSGAAHRVGYAGKHARELSRWFSNVKINPVFHHLTDRSLELLIPLGINSPTIRWDLPVAAPARAWAQRYRSTIDSPKVAILNPGATWHSKRWLPERFGETARYLRDRYGYQSIAVWGTPLDRAMATDIVSTSQGAAILAPDTDLQHLAAMIETSDLFISNDTGPLHMAVAVGTQTIGLYGATQPGDSGPYGQIAIQKAVETGNSRQRRQASNQAMRAIEVRHVCEAIDQIESERKLLVAA
- a CDS encoding nucleotide pyrophosphohydrolase, which codes for MSDTPNHSDQTATVRHLRDVVERFVAERDWHSFHNPKNLTMSLAIETGELMEHFQWLTLEESAVVKDDPKRKHDVGEELADCLSYLLALANMMDIDVTTTLEAKMKRNAIKYPVP